In Desulfosediminicola ganghwensis, a single window of DNA contains:
- a CDS encoding histidine phosphatase family protein, with product MKQPDHFAFIRHAIAPGTGDPPEFALGECQTQRNLSDEGRRQAKRISEQFHQNGISQASVFSSQWCRCMETARLLELGKVVELPAINSFFREYQKGYAQTAQLKQWLGNQDLQGVTVLVTHQVNITALTGVYPASGEIIIVRRKLPAPAEFEVVGTIKID from the coding sequence TTGAAGCAGCCCGACCATTTTGCCTTTATACGGCATGCCATTGCACCAGGCACGGGAGATCCCCCTGAATTTGCTCTTGGTGAATGTCAAACCCAGCGCAACCTTTCTGACGAAGGACGGAGACAGGCGAAAAGAATCTCTGAACAATTCCATCAAAACGGTATTTCGCAGGCCAGTGTGTTTTCGAGCCAGTGGTGCAGGTGCATGGAAACAGCCAGGTTGCTTGAACTTGGAAAGGTTGTAGAACTCCCCGCTATTAATTCCTTTTTCCGTGAATATCAAAAAGGGTACGCGCAGACGGCGCAGCTGAAACAATGGCTGGGCAATCAGGATTTGCAAGGGGTCACTGTGCTCGTCACTCATCAAGTCAACATCACGGCACTCACAGGAGTTTACCCAGCTTCCGGGGAGATCATCATAGTCCGTCGGAAATTACCTGCTCCAGCTGAATTTGAAGTTGTCGGAACAATAAAAATCGACTGA
- a CDS encoding acyl-CoA dehydrogenase family protein, whose product MLNFHLTSEQLSLQKKAQEFALKEVLPVAWYYDKKDETPLPVIRKAFEEGFAGADIPKEYGGKGLSLIDSAIITEEIAAACPGLATSIFDSSLGMEPLLLSNNEKAKRKYLPKIACDFKLAAFATSEPTMGSDVAGISCQARQDGNDFILNGTKYWITNGGIADYISVFATVDSKTRHKGICAFFVETLWEGVTRGRPIPKMGQRCSNTVGVHFENVRVPAENVIALPGEGFVLAMKTFARTRPIIGSFGVGAARAALEYSLDYVKKRHAFGMPIANFQAIQFKLSEMFQKVETSRLLTWKAAWESDQGLDGTVSASTSKLYASETALEVVNEALQIFAGYGYTEMFPIEKLLRDVRLLRIYEGTSEIQRMILADYLMKKYESRQPRLEDLALHRDHDPLDPDSAVHSKGVWRCRICGYVHYNDSAPEKCPYCFFPEKAFKEITT is encoded by the coding sequence ATGCTCAATTTCCACCTCACATCGGAACAACTTTCTCTCCAGAAAAAAGCACAGGAGTTTGCTCTAAAAGAAGTATTGCCAGTGGCATGGTATTACGACAAAAAGGACGAAACTCCTTTGCCCGTCATCAGGAAGGCATTTGAAGAAGGTTTTGCAGGTGCCGATATTCCAAAGGAGTATGGTGGTAAAGGATTGAGCCTGATTGATTCAGCCATTATCACTGAGGAAATCGCTGCCGCCTGTCCGGGGTTGGCAACATCGATATTCGATTCATCGCTGGGAATGGAGCCTCTGCTCCTGTCAAACAATGAGAAGGCAAAAAGGAAATATCTCCCCAAAATAGCCTGCGACTTCAAACTTGCGGCCTTCGCAACGTCCGAGCCCACCATGGGGTCTGATGTTGCGGGGATAAGCTGCCAGGCACGGCAGGATGGTAATGACTTTATCCTTAACGGGACGAAATACTGGATAACCAATGGTGGAATTGCAGATTACATCTCTGTTTTTGCCACCGTAGACTCGAAAACGCGTCACAAGGGAATCTGCGCCTTCTTTGTAGAAACTTTATGGGAAGGGGTAACGCGGGGAAGGCCTATTCCCAAGATGGGTCAACGTTGTTCAAATACGGTTGGTGTTCATTTTGAAAATGTCAGGGTCCCTGCCGAAAACGTTATCGCCCTGCCGGGAGAGGGATTTGTACTGGCTATGAAGACCTTTGCCAGGACCCGGCCAATTATCGGTTCCTTCGGGGTGGGTGCTGCCAGGGCGGCACTGGAGTATTCTCTCGATTATGTGAAAAAACGCCATGCTTTCGGCATGCCCATTGCCAACTTCCAGGCGATTCAGTTCAAACTCTCAGAGATGTTTCAGAAAGTCGAGACCTCAAGGCTTCTCACCTGGAAGGCGGCCTGGGAATCAGATCAGGGGCTGGATGGCACTGTAAGCGCTTCGACAAGTAAGCTCTATGCCTCTGAAACAGCCCTGGAGGTTGTTAATGAAGCCCTGCAGATTTTCGCAGGCTATGGATATACTGAGATGTTCCCTATTGAGAAGTTGCTGCGGGACGTCAGGTTGTTGCGGATATACGAGGGGACCAGCGAGATACAGAGAATGATTCTGGCCGATTATCTCATGAAGAAATATGAATCGAGGCAGCCCCGCCTCGAGGATCTAGCTCTTCACAGAGATCATGATCCTCTCGATCCTGACTCTGCTGTTCACAGTAAAGGGGTCTGGCGATGCAGGATTTGCGGTTACGTACATTATAATGACTCAGCCCCTGAAAAGTGCCCCTACTGCTTTTTTCCTGAAAAGGCTTTCAAGGAAATCACTACCTGA
- a CDS encoding polysaccharide deacetylase family protein, with the protein MEVVRCSLTHLVRVPVTGHAFIKRTNYNFIEDHANMFRSCIILIVFMLFTDIYPLPSVHADEQQPHAVVFMYHRFGEAQYPSTNVTIEQFEQQLNYLKENNFTVLPLEEIVEAIQQRQPLPENSVAITIDDAYRSVYEVAYPRLQAMNFPFTVFVATGSVDEKNPAIMSWQQIREMHNNGVTFANHTEKHEYLVRRQQDESVMEWTQRITASIETAQRRLQEELGHAPMLFAYPYGEYSHEVMDIVEKLGYTAFGQHSGGMGIFSNQLALPRFPIAEAFADLGSFRTKARSLPLPVIQQEPVNPLTSESRPELTITLTPADANLEQLACYFGADRMQIEWLIPNEKFSIQATKDLPSGRSRYNCTAPNMAGNRYYWLSHQWISIH; encoded by the coding sequence ATGGAAGTGGTGCGGTGCAGCCTGACCCACCTTGTCCGCGTTCCTGTTACAGGACATGCTTTTATCAAACGAACCAACTACAACTTCATTGAGGATCATGCCAATATGTTCCGTTCCTGTATCATTCTTATAGTTTTCATGCTGTTCACCGATATATACCCATTGCCGTCCGTCCATGCCGATGAACAGCAACCGCACGCAGTGGTTTTTATGTATCACCGTTTTGGCGAAGCACAATACCCAAGCACCAATGTCACCATTGAACAGTTTGAGCAGCAGCTCAATTATCTGAAGGAAAACAATTTTACCGTACTGCCACTGGAAGAGATTGTTGAGGCGATTCAGCAGCGGCAGCCACTGCCGGAGAACAGTGTCGCTATCACCATTGATGATGCGTATCGCTCCGTTTATGAAGTTGCCTATCCCCGTCTTCAGGCGATGAACTTTCCATTCACCGTTTTTGTAGCAACCGGCAGTGTCGACGAAAAAAATCCGGCCATCATGAGCTGGCAGCAAATTCGCGAAATGCATAACAATGGGGTAACTTTCGCCAATCATACGGAAAAACATGAATATCTTGTCCGGAGACAGCAGGATGAGTCGGTAATGGAATGGACCCAACGAATTACCGCAAGCATAGAGACGGCTCAGCGTCGCCTCCAGGAGGAGCTCGGCCACGCACCTATGCTCTTTGCATACCCGTATGGTGAGTATTCTCATGAAGTAATGGATATAGTGGAAAAGCTCGGTTACACAGCCTTTGGTCAGCATTCCGGAGGAATGGGTATATTCAGTAACCAGTTGGCTCTCCCGCGTTTTCCCATAGCAGAGGCTTTTGCAGATCTTGGCTCATTTCGAACAAAAGCCAGATCACTTCCCCTTCCTGTCATTCAGCAGGAGCCTGTGAACCCATTGACCAGTGAAAGCAGGCCCGAACTCACCATAACTCTCACCCCTGCGGATGCGAACCTTGAGCAGCTTGCCTGTTATTTCGGTGCAGACCGGATGCAAATAGAGTGGCTCATACCGAACGAGAAATTCAGCATCCAGGCAACAAAAGACCTGCCCTCCGGTCGGTCACGGTATAATTGTACCGCACCGAATATGGCCGGTAATCGATATTATTGGTTGAGCCACCAATGGATTTCAATTCATTAA
- a CDS encoding alginate export family protein — MHYAGTSVRKLVLILVLGCSSHIVIAVPSQAEEAPDIQTESYHNRQQAIPPPIPRARWSEDWSTFGNSTPLTYPEISPTSYFWSPLKNIPIGHNNESYLNLGGELRLAYEIYDEKDMSLSDIGYQDALQLRAAIHGDLHLTRKWRLFGQFGYGVVDNREGGEKTADEADINAWELFIGRRFLIDEKERVVVRLGRQLIEAANLFINVGEGNNIRQHYDGLRVGWIDKEFVKLDLFVAEYVDFSDESFSMSGTGEYFWGATGGFRFAKSLLSLNCSYFGWDLKDRQFQQGGAGRHDEQRHTLLLRLNQPINLERQLQRPLSTTDQLGLDYYLAYQFGEYEDRPGGSSIHSFAGFGEIRYGLYPQPDTPIIGLKTAYFSGDDDPDDSELNTFYNHVFATPFFGYARDIQPFNLIYVQPNIGYNFGDGAIITLGCGFQWRADTSDAFYSKPNGITASAGSSESSWLGHQVQLSARYLINPNLLLTGYIARFFAGDMIVDAGGDDRDYLHLGIHYLF, encoded by the coding sequence ATGCACTACGCTGGCACCAGTGTTCGAAAACTCGTCCTGATTCTGGTCCTTGGTTGTAGTTCACACATTGTTATTGCTGTTCCGTCCCAAGCCGAAGAAGCTCCTGATATACAAACGGAAAGCTACCACAATCGGCAACAAGCTATACCACCACCAATCCCACGCGCCAGGTGGAGTGAGGATTGGTCTACATTTGGAAATTCAACTCCACTCACCTACCCGGAGATCTCACCAACCAGTTATTTCTGGAGCCCGCTCAAAAACATCCCGATTGGCCACAACAATGAGAGTTATCTCAACCTTGGCGGGGAACTGCGTTTAGCCTACGAAATCTACGACGAAAAGGATATGAGCCTTTCCGACATTGGCTACCAGGACGCTCTACAACTCCGGGCAGCCATCCACGGAGATTTGCACCTCACCAGGAAGTGGCGTCTGTTTGGCCAGTTTGGATACGGAGTAGTTGATAACCGGGAAGGAGGGGAAAAAACGGCTGATGAAGCAGATATCAATGCGTGGGAACTCTTCATAGGCCGACGTTTTCTTATCGATGAAAAGGAACGAGTCGTTGTCAGATTAGGGCGACAGCTTATTGAAGCTGCAAATCTCTTTATCAATGTTGGAGAGGGTAACAATATACGACAGCATTACGATGGGCTGCGAGTCGGCTGGATAGATAAGGAATTCGTCAAACTCGATCTATTTGTAGCCGAATATGTAGACTTTTCTGACGAGAGTTTCTCTATGTCAGGTACCGGTGAGTATTTCTGGGGAGCAACGGGTGGGTTCCGCTTTGCAAAATCCCTGCTCAGCCTGAATTGTTCCTACTTTGGCTGGGACCTGAAGGACAGGCAGTTTCAGCAGGGTGGAGCGGGTCGACACGACGAGCAACGCCATACCCTGTTGTTGAGGCTCAATCAGCCTATCAATCTTGAGCGACAGCTTCAACGTCCATTATCGACCACAGACCAACTAGGCCTAGACTATTATCTGGCGTATCAGTTTGGCGAATATGAGGATCGCCCTGGTGGCAGCTCCATACACTCCTTCGCTGGGTTTGGCGAAATTCGATATGGTCTCTACCCACAGCCTGACACGCCGATCATCGGTCTGAAGACTGCGTATTTTTCAGGAGATGATGACCCGGATGACAGCGAATTGAACACCTTCTACAATCATGTTTTTGCAACACCCTTCTTTGGCTACGCCCGTGATATTCAACCATTCAACTTGATCTATGTACAACCTAATATTGGCTATAATTTCGGGGATGGGGCGATTATCACTCTTGGATGTGGATTCCAGTGGCGAGCTGACACAAGCGATGCATTTTACTCCAAACCAAACGGCATCACAGCCTCGGCAGGCTCAAGTGAATCCTCCTGGCTCGGCCATCAGGTGCAGTTGTCCGCCCGTTACCTTATTAATCCCAACCTCCTGCTGACCGGTTACATCGCCCGATTCTTTGCTGGTGATATGATAGTGGATGCTGGCGGTGATGATCGTGATTATCTCCACCTCGGTATTCATTATCTGTTTTAG
- a CDS encoding cytochrome c3 family protein: MRAQAILICFSLIFFTLCGAVIAQDDYPEAIEFDGSVDGGRTDDIHPSTYTGSVSFQHAKHIEEYADGCGDCHHDSDHEPVDNYDPDESYSCADCHDGEGLIRGTIAMNSSTADDLLEHRANVLHTRCIGCHKKYNAEQHVVTAPEACRICHAKQAQEWVVE; this comes from the coding sequence ATGCGTGCCCAGGCCATATTGATATGCTTTTCTCTTATCTTCTTTACACTGTGTGGGGCAGTAATCGCCCAGGATGATTACCCGGAGGCCATTGAATTCGACGGCTCCGTTGATGGTGGCAGAACAGACGATATCCACCCCTCAACCTACACCGGGTCCGTATCGTTTCAACACGCCAAGCACATCGAAGAGTATGCAGATGGCTGTGGCGATTGTCACCATGACAGCGACCACGAACCTGTTGACAACTATGATCCGGATGAATCATATAGCTGCGCTGATTGCCACGATGGTGAGGGATTGATTCGTGGCACAATCGCCATGAATAGTTCTACCGCTGATGACTTACTTGAACACCGCGCAAATGTGCTCCACACGAGATGCATTGGTTGTCATAAAAAATACAATGCCGAACAGCACGTGGTGACAGCTCCTGAAGCCTGCCGCATCTGTCATGCGAAACAGGCTCAAGAGTGGGTTGTAGAATAA
- a CDS encoding reductive dehalogenase, with translation MSIFQSSIRNLSRRRFLQFIATVSAAASLGEMWKVNHAQAASISQRNVPFPQFTVKQRDQTAAEIYQCTADLKRYGSENMAFKIVSEELKGSSAWAMAANMIGNIKEGTVGHGWPVQNPHEARMYYALNVAMTTWNEIIGPYGENRENKGYLGWLPKKLPEKLTTTPLPVSEIDDLTKKIKIIASYAGADKVGITKIDRRWVFDTVCLNGLDPGPPEIKHIVFKDTPQPSETKSEFILPESVQYAIVIINVQPRALTQLAPSSIPSVASTNQGYAQGGLTAVALAQAIRSLGYVAIPCMNSTAMSVPLAIDAGLGELGRLGYLITPEWGPHVRIDKVLTNLPLQPDKPISFGVTEYCEDCGICAVECPSGAICPDKKRSFKPPQAAMPCGNPGALKWYADGKKCSRWWSESGAPCSNCMNVCPYTLATLGDGFEGKKPDPVTFWNLKTHAYGRRHIDY, from the coding sequence ATGAGCATTTTCCAAAGTAGCATTAGAAACTTATCAAGGCGACGATTTCTCCAATTCATAGCCACAGTCTCTGCTGCAGCCTCTCTTGGAGAAATGTGGAAGGTGAACCATGCGCAGGCTGCCTCTATCTCACAGCGGAATGTTCCCTTTCCACAATTTACGGTAAAGCAGCGGGATCAAACAGCCGCCGAAATATACCAGTGCACAGCTGACCTGAAACGATATGGCAGTGAAAACATGGCCTTTAAAATTGTTTCAGAGGAGCTGAAAGGCTCCTCCGCCTGGGCTATGGCTGCCAATATGATCGGCAATATCAAAGAGGGAACAGTTGGTCATGGTTGGCCGGTCCAAAACCCGCACGAAGCACGAATGTACTATGCCCTGAATGTCGCCATGACAACCTGGAACGAGATTATCGGCCCATACGGGGAAAATCGTGAAAACAAGGGGTATTTAGGATGGCTACCGAAAAAATTACCTGAAAAGCTGACCACAACCCCATTGCCGGTCAGCGAGATTGACGACCTCACCAAGAAGATTAAAATCATCGCTTCCTATGCCGGCGCAGACAAGGTTGGCATAACCAAAATCGACCGTCGCTGGGTATTTGATACTGTCTGTCTGAACGGGCTTGATCCAGGCCCACCAGAAATTAAACATATCGTATTCAAAGATACTCCACAGCCGAGCGAGACGAAGAGTGAATTTATACTACCGGAGAGCGTTCAATATGCGATCGTCATCATTAACGTCCAACCCCGGGCACTAACCCAGTTGGCCCCCTCCTCCATTCCATCCGTTGCAAGTACTAACCAGGGATATGCTCAGGGAGGTTTGACAGCAGTGGCTCTCGCCCAGGCAATTCGCTCTCTCGGCTACGTCGCTATTCCCTGCATGAACAGCACTGCAATGAGCGTCCCGCTCGCCATTGATGCAGGTTTGGGCGAATTGGGTCGCCTGGGCTATCTGATCACCCCGGAGTGGGGACCCCATGTTCGGATTGATAAAGTTCTGACCAACCTGCCACTTCAGCCTGATAAACCTATAAGCTTTGGGGTCACAGAATATTGTGAAGATTGTGGTATTTGTGCGGTCGAATGTCCCTCAGGTGCAATCTGCCCTGATAAAAAGCGCTCCTTCAAACCACCGCAAGCTGCAATGCCCTGTGGCAATCCCGGAGCTCTCAAATGGTATGCTGATGGCAAAAAGTGCTCTCGCTGGTGGTCCGAGTCGGGTGCTCCCTGTTCAAACTGCATGAATGTTTGCCCATACACCCTCGCCACATTAGGAGATGGTTTCGAAGGGAAAAAGCCGGACCCGGTGACATTCTGGAACCTGAAAACACACGCCTATGGCAGACGCCATATAGACTATTAG
- a CDS encoding DsrE family protein, with product MKKFTGLVIIVSVLLSCLSQGAFAAESEKKLFVNLSSDEINRAAMAITFSTRVLKQKKIPVTIFLNVEGVRIADKNLPHHKHINGQSTQEMLQAFIDAGGKVIICPMCMKNVGRLTPEDILDGVVVGGSDVTWPALFADDVRVLSY from the coding sequence ATGAAAAAATTTACAGGGCTTGTGATTATTGTCTCAGTTCTTCTCAGCTGTTTATCCCAGGGAGCATTTGCAGCGGAGTCTGAAAAGAAACTTTTTGTGAACCTGAGCAGCGATGAAATTAACAGGGCCGCCATGGCAATAACCTTCAGCACCAGGGTACTGAAACAGAAAAAGATTCCGGTCACAATTTTTCTCAACGTGGAAGGAGTTCGAATTGCCGACAAAAACCTTCCCCACCATAAGCACATCAATGGTCAATCCACGCAGGAAATGCTTCAGGCATTTATCGATGCTGGAGGCAAGGTCATAATCTGCCCGATGTGTATGAAAAATGTCGGTCGTCTGACCCCGGAGGATATTCTCGACGGTGTGGTGGTGGGAGGCTCAGACGTTACCTGGCCTGCGCTCTTTGCTGATGATGTCAGGGTACTAAGTTATTAA
- a CDS encoding ABC transporter ATP-binding protein, protein MAHLLDLKQHQPLLSIKQLNIEGYDGEHWKPIVHNMDLKLMRGEVLGLIGESGAGKSTLGLSCMGYAQTGCRLASGTINFDGQNLLSLSDKEKINLRGSRISYVAQSAAASFNPAHKLIDQFAEGPVQHGIMSYKDAVEKAIDLYKRLDLPDPENIGFRYPHQVSGGQLQRAMVAMAMATDPDIIIFDEPTTALDVTTQIEVLVAIKDVISEMNTGAIYITHDLAVVAQLADRIMVLRHGNLVEEGPARRMLEHPEKEYTRQLLAVRSSGEEKIRNQNDPDVVLKISNVSAGYQKNNNIVEDINLKVRRRKTVAVVGESGSGKTTVARIITGLLPANSGRITFSGDTLSPDLASRDRDCLRRLQMIYQMPDVALNPRQKIQRIIGRPLSFYFGMKGKEATARIKELLSMVELPEKYMNRYPAELSGGEKQRVCIARALAANPDLIICDEVTSALDQLVAEGILNLLRRLQNELGMSYLFITHDLATVKAIADEIIVMYRGRIVEQGIKSDILKPPHHDYTRLLLSSVPEMDPDWLDNLLEERAIA, encoded by the coding sequence ACGGGGAACACTGGAAACCTATTGTTCATAACATGGACCTGAAACTGATGCGGGGTGAGGTTCTGGGTCTTATCGGTGAGTCTGGTGCCGGCAAATCCACCCTGGGGCTGTCATGCATGGGATATGCCCAGACCGGCTGTCGTTTAGCTTCGGGTACTATCAATTTTGACGGCCAAAACCTGCTCTCTCTTTCTGACAAAGAAAAAATCAACCTTCGTGGCTCACGGATCTCATACGTGGCTCAAAGTGCTGCCGCCTCTTTTAACCCCGCTCACAAGCTCATTGATCAATTTGCTGAAGGCCCTGTTCAACACGGAATCATGTCCTATAAAGATGCGGTGGAAAAAGCCATAGATCTTTATAAACGGCTGGATCTTCCTGATCCTGAAAATATTGGCTTTCGTTATCCACACCAGGTCTCAGGCGGGCAGTTACAGCGGGCAATGGTGGCAATGGCAATGGCCACAGATCCGGATATTATCATTTTTGATGAACCCACCACGGCTCTCGACGTCACCACCCAGATTGAGGTGCTGGTTGCAATCAAAGATGTTATCAGCGAAATGAACACCGGAGCCATATATATCACCCATGATCTGGCGGTAGTTGCCCAGCTTGCCGATCGCATAATGGTTCTGCGGCATGGCAACCTTGTTGAGGAGGGTCCGGCCCGCCGGATGCTCGAACATCCGGAAAAGGAATATACCAGGCAACTTCTGGCAGTACGATCTTCGGGTGAAGAAAAAATCAGGAACCAAAACGATCCCGATGTCGTTCTCAAAATCAGCAATGTCTCTGCCGGATATCAGAAAAACAACAACATCGTAGAAGACATTAACCTGAAGGTAAGACGACGGAAAACCGTGGCTGTGGTTGGAGAATCTGGTAGCGGAAAAACCACCGTGGCGAGAATTATCACCGGCCTGCTCCCGGCAAACAGCGGTCGTATCACATTTAGTGGTGACACCCTGTCACCGGACCTTGCTTCACGGGACCGGGACTGCCTCAGGCGTCTCCAGATGATCTACCAGATGCCGGATGTTGCACTTAATCCCCGCCAGAAAATACAAAGAATCATCGGCCGCCCCTTGTCTTTTTATTTTGGCATGAAAGGTAAAGAAGCCACGGCGAGGATCAAGGAATTGCTCAGCATGGTAGAGCTTCCTGAAAAGTATATGAACCGTTATCCTGCTGAGCTTTCAGGTGGAGAGAAACAGCGGGTCTGTATCGCGAGAGCACTTGCCGCCAATCCCGATCTTATTATCTGCGACGAGGTTACCTCAGCACTGGATCAATTGGTTGCAGAGGGAATTCTTAACCTTCTCAGACGATTGCAAAACGAACTTGGCATGTCGTATCTTTTTATCACCCATGATCTGGCCACGGTCAAGGCAATTGCCGATGAAATCATAGTCATGTACCGGGGACGAATCGTCGAACAGGGCATAAAGAGCGACATACTTAAGCCTCCTCACCACGATTACACCCGGCTCCTGCTCTCATCGGTACCGGAGATGGACCCGGATTGGCTGGACAACCTCCTTGAGGAAAGAGCTATTGCCTGA